DNA sequence from the Methanobacterium formicicum DSM 3637 genome:
CATAAACCCACCTGTTGAAGTATTTGAAACAGCATTGATGAGGGAACTCGGTTACTGAATATGTAATTAAAATGAAATCCTAATCTAAAATATTGGTTTAAAATATAAATTCCTTAAATGATTCTTAATGGAGATAATTACCATGGATAACATACCATCCACCGATAACCATATACACGTGGACCCTGTAAACGGTGAAGGGCCCCTGGAAATAGCATCAAAGTTTCATCGTTCCGGTGGAACTGCCATGATCATTCCCAACAAACCTACCTGGACCGTGAGTCCTCAGTGCAGCTTTGCTGAGGCAATGGAACTGGTGGTAGGCTACGTGGATGAGATCAACCGGGAAACTGAGGTTAAGGCATTTGCAGTGGTGGGAGCCCATCCTGCCGAGCTCAGCCGCCGATTAGAAGCCGGAATGGAACTGTCCCATGCAGAGGAACTCATGAGGGGAGCTTTGGAAACAGCCCAGCAAATGGTGATGGAAAAAAAAGCAGTGGGAATTGGTGAAATAGGCAGACCACATTACCCTGTCTCTTCTGAAGAGATGGAAGTACACAACCGCCTAATGGTCTATGCCATGGAGTTGGCCAGGGAAGCAGACTGCCCGGTGCAACTGCACACTGAAACTTCTACAGAAGAACAGTTTAATGAATTTGCGGAAATGGCCAGTAAAGCTGGTTTAAAGAAAAATAAGGTTATAAAACATTTCTCAGGGCCGATGGTTCTACCTGAAGAAAACCATGGACTCACTCCATCACTCATTGCCAGTGGAGATGTGATGCGGGAAGCTTTAAAGAAGGGTAAAACTTTCCTGATGGAAACTGATTACCTGGATGATCGCACCCGGCCCGGTGCTGTCATGGGGCCCAGAACAGTTCCCAGAAGAACCAGAAAACTGATAAATTCAGGTCTCATAACTGAGGAAGATGCCTACCAGATCCATGTGGAAAGGGTGGAAAAGCTTTACAGTGTGGAAATGGATTTTTAGATCCATTTAGGATAGATTTAAGTGATGTTTTATTTTCTTCGTAAAATAAATCTTTATATGCATTAATAATTAAATTTAACAGTTTATAAGTGCTATTATCTTTAGGGAATGTAATTGAATTGTATTTTAGGAATTAATTGTCAAGTAGTTTATAAAATATGAAAAAACTAGAATTTAAATCCATCTTTCAACAAGAAAATCTAGGTCCTAAAAATATTATAAGAATAATTACAGGTAATGATTATTAGAAAAATTGCATTTAATAGTATTATGGGAATAAGTAATAGAAAGTTTAGAGGAATTTCATGATTGGATTAAAGGTCCCTAAAAAAGAAGCCAACCACATCCGACTGTTTCTACAGGAGAAATATTTACTGGATCATAACTGGAAGATAAAGCGTTCTGAGGATTATGTTTATTTCCCCTTAAATACCGAACCAGATACTGATCTAATAAAAGAAATGGGGCTTTTCCAGGGTGACCTTGTTGAAACTGAATTTGAAGAACTTAAGAAAAGACCTCGCAACATGGAAGACTTCCTCCAGGGAAAGATACCTCCTGAGAAGATGGAGGACTTTAAAAAATCATTTGATATCATAGGGGACGTGGTTATCCTGGAGATTCCCGAAGACCTGGAAGAAGAAAAATATCTCATTGGAGAGGCCGCTTTAAAGTTCACCAAGAGAAGGTCTGTTTACCGTAAAAAAAGTGCAATTAAGGGTGTTATCCGTACCCGTGAGCTGGAACACCTTGCAGGGAAAGATGACTCTGAAACCATCCACCGTGAATATGATTCCCGCATAATGCTGGACGTGAAAGATGTCTACTTCAGTCCCCGTCTGGCCACAGAAAGAAGGATCATTGGTGATGAGGTTCAAGATGGCGAGGTAATTATTGACATGTTCACAGGGGTAGGACCCTTTGCCATGAACATCGCCAGAAGGTCAAAACTTAAAAGTATAACTATTTATGCTGTAGACATTAATCCTGCAGCAATCCACTACCTTAAAGAGAATATAAAATTAAATAAGGTGCAGGGTAAAGTTAAACCACTTTTAGGAGATGTGGCCACAGTTTTAAAGGATTTGGATGTTCAAGCAGACAGGATTATCATGAATCTGCCTGGCACTGCCTGTGAGTTTCTTCCCGTGGCAGTGAATCATTTAAAATCAGGGGGAACTTTAAATTATTACCAGTTCAGCCGGGATTTTGAAGACCCTGTAGAAAGAATTAAAAAAGCTGCTTACCCCCGTCAGGTGGAAGTACTGGATATGCGGAAGGTCAAATCCCGGAGTCCAAAGGTTTGGCATGTAGCCATTGATGCCCGTATCCAGTGAAAAAAGAATTGATAACGTTATCAAAGATAGTAAAGATACAGTAACAAAAATATAAGGCTTATAATAGATTAATCTCAATTTTTATAAGAATAGCTCAATTGTCTAAATAGCTCAATTGTCTAATATATAGTGGATAAAATGGAAAACAAAAATTCATTGCCCCAACAATTTGAAGTGGAGTATAGCTTTGCAGAGGGAGGGCACAACTCCCTTAAATTAGTGGATGGGAGGCTTTTCTTTTTTTCAGAAGCCGATTCTCATCTTTCCGAAAAGAATGAATATCTTACCATGGTCTCAATTCCAGAAGAAATAAAATGGGAACAATTCTGGGATGAATTAAACCAGTGTGGGATTTGGGACTGGGATGAATGTCAATGGCGGGGTGAAGCTGCGGAAGACTCATGTGAGGAGGATCATGAAGAAGAACATTGCCAATGCGCAGATGTTAACTGTGACTGTGATTCGGTAATAAATGAAAACATTATTCATGAAGAAGATTTATCTAAGGAAAATAAGGGTTCAGTTAAAGAAGATATCCTCCCGGAAAACATCCAGATAGAAGGAGATATCTGGCAGCTGAAAA
Encoded proteins:
- a CDS encoding class I SAM-dependent methyltransferase family protein → MIGLKVPKKEANHIRLFLQEKYLLDHNWKIKRSEDYVYFPLNTEPDTDLIKEMGLFQGDLVETEFEELKKRPRNMEDFLQGKIPPEKMEDFKKSFDIIGDVVILEIPEDLEEEKYLIGEAALKFTKRRSVYRKKSAIKGVIRTRELEHLAGKDDSETIHREYDSRIMLDVKDVYFSPRLATERRIIGDEVQDGEVIIDMFTGVGPFAMNIARRSKLKSITIYAVDINPAAIHYLKENIKLNKVQGKVKPLLGDVATVLKDLDVQADRIIMNLPGTACEFLPVAVNHLKSGGTLNYYQFSRDFEDPVERIKKAAYPRQVEVLDMRKVKSRSPKVWHVAIDARIQ
- a CDS encoding TatD family hydrolase; protein product: MDNIPSTDNHIHVDPVNGEGPLEIASKFHRSGGTAMIIPNKPTWTVSPQCSFAEAMELVVGYVDEINRETEVKAFAVVGAHPAELSRRLEAGMELSHAEELMRGALETAQQMVMEKKAVGIGEIGRPHYPVSSEEMEVHNRLMVYAMELAREADCPVQLHTETSTEEQFNEFAEMASKAGLKKNKVIKHFSGPMVLPEENHGLTPSLIASGDVMREALKKGKTFLMETDYLDDRTRPGAVMGPRTVPRRTRKLINSGLITEEDAYQIHVERVEKLYSVEMDF